The proteins below come from a single Candidatus Chlamydia sanziniae genomic window:
- the yidD gene encoding membrane protein insertion efficiency factor YidD: MSFKYFLKQLPRNLGILLIRIYQWFLSPMLGSCCRFFPSCSHYALQALQIHGFVQGFWLSIKRVSKCGPWHPGGLDLVPKTTLEAAVEPYQEVDDHF, from the coding sequence ATGTCATTTAAATATTTTTTAAAACAACTTCCCCGGAACTTAGGTATTCTCTTGATTCGTATATATCAATGGTTTTTATCTCCGATGCTGGGAAGTTGTTGCAGGTTTTTCCCCTCGTGTTCACATTATGCTCTACAAGCCCTACAGATTCATGGCTTTGTTCAAGGATTTTGGCTTTCCATAAAACGTGTGAGCAAATGCGGCCCTTGGCACCCTGGGGGCCTAGATCTTGTCCCTAAGACGACTTTGGAGGCAGCCGTAGAACCCTACCAGGAAGTAGACGATCATTTTTGA